The following proteins come from a genomic window of Venturia canescens isolate UGA chromosome 4, ASM1945775v1, whole genome shotgun sequence:
- the KrT95D gene encoding phosphofurin acidic cluster sorting protein 2 isoform X6 — MAERMRVTTAPAVNRPVPMKLFATWEVDGTPPNCIPRLCSLTLSRLVILRPLGSDLASISIAVKMQSSKRTLRSNEMAVPSGGMLDTELELQFALQYPHFLKRDGNKLLVLLQRRKRYKNRTMLGYKTLAEGVINMAQVLQKQMDVELELISDKAEKYGGHSVVLARVSVVALSSQPVDHDKRLANDPSERLCPEFSDEEEEFSSEGEAEGSDSEPTLEVHRRKSRGKIPTNARQRNLKQKFIALLKRFRVSEELEHDQEEIGQKLSAGGDMEIEELFDELEDLSDSGPELDTMSVSSTPKPSLRPFFSSSRSLLAPPNTERGADRQSDDSSRRADSDSHPENWTDHEANDATPSTVAGSPPKSEQQQQQQQTSDRRSKLFARDRPSPGSNKSKKHSLSVDLKPSHPDLNNAEPRKALVEQLTRVLPDDNLPEAVALISLADPGGAVLAARLQERNHRVLTTASPADIRATFTCLVARIQKFCNSSAKPPAPIKVVIAGGDGFVNAVLRHYVDLLSFKPPDWQNYLRFLIVPLGSNSLSKYLASIDGQYSILFGDEWKELLEREPSGASEGAARVSEYLATAGPTLPLPIAEAMVTYRETDDSSQIFIPFVNDVRVGCPDGSASASVDLEEGGTTAGGGSSIVSGSPPSLPPPSLPIPPPGRLTPPSSPNVSQPRDAWEPVELQLDYWSRPALGEKGKNTLRQAFRALHVQRLPSLGDTPNSYLSMNYTTKEKKQKSEFPLMRLGKKKEKEKENEPKSQTVDGVTRLICSAKTHNIPLRVSIDGTEWYGVKFFQLSAQWQTHIKTFPVAMLDYNPLQLAPNLT, encoded by the exons atggcGGAACGTATGAGGGTGACGACGGCTCCAGCGGTTAACCGGCCTGTACCAATGAAGCTCTTTGCCACCTGGGAAGTCGACGGAACCCCACCGAATTGTATACCCAG GCTGTGCTCACTGACCCTCTCAAGGCTCGTGATACTTCGACCGCTGGGCTCGGACCTCGCCTCGATAAGCATCGCCGTAAAAATGCAGAGCTCCAAGAGGACTTTGAGATCGAACGAGATGGCGGTACCCTCCGGCGGGATGCTCGACACGGAATTGGAGCTCCAATTCGCACTCCAGTATCCTCACTTTCTCAAACGTGACGGGAATAAACTTCTCGTTTTATTGCAAAGACGaaaaagatacaaaaatcgtacGATGCTCGGGTACAAAACGCTCGCCGAGGGTGTCATAAACATGGCACAG GTACTGCAAAAGCAGATGGACGTCGAGCTCGAGCTGATTTCGGACAAGGCCGAGAAGTACGGCGGTCACTCGGTCGTTTTGGCTCGCGTAAGCGTTGTCGCATTGAGTTCTCAACCGGTCGACCACGATAAGAGGCTGGCCAACGATCCCAGCGAAAGACTGTGTCCGGAATTCAGCGACGAGGAGGAAGAGTTCAGTTCCGAGGGCGAAGCGGAGGGAAGCGACAGCGAGCCGACCCTCGAAGTTCACAGGCGAAAAAGCCGAGGAAAAATACCAACGAACGCGAGA caaagaaatttgaaacaaaaatttattgctCTCCTCAAGCGCTTCAGGGTGTCGGAGGAATTGGAGCACGATCAGGAAGAAATCGGACAAAAGTTGTCGG CAGGTGGCGATATGGAGATTGAGGAACTTTTCGACGAGCTCGAAGATCTTTCGGACAGCGGTCCCGAGCTGGACACGATGTCGGTTAGCAGCACGCCGAAACCTTCTCTACGTCCGTTCTTCAGCTCGAGTCGATCGCTTCTGGCACCACCAAACACCG AACGCGGAGCGGACCGACAGAGTGACGACAGTTCGAGAAGAGCCGACAGTGACTCGCATCCGGAAAATTGGACCGATCACGAAGCCAACGATGCGACACCCAGCACCGTCGCTGGATCTCCTCCCAAAAgcgaacaacaacaacaacaacaacaaacttCCGACCGACGCAGCAAACTTTTCGCTCGAGATCGTCCCAGCCCCGGTAGCAATAAATCTAAAAAACACAGTCTGAGCGTCGACCTCAAACCGTCTCATCCGGATCTCAACAACGCAGAa CCGAGGAAGGCGTTGGTCGAACAGTTGACGCGCGTTTTACCGGACGACAACTTGCCGGAGGCAGTAGCTTTGATCTCATTGGCGGATCCAGGAGGCGCCGTATTGGCAGCAAGGCTCCAAGAGCGAAATCACCGAGTGCTAACGACAGCATCACCGGCCGATATTCGAGCGACGTTTACCTGTCTCGTGGCGCGGATACAAAAATT ctgcaaCAGCTCGGCGAAGCCACCCGCTCCGATAAAGGTCGTTATAGCTGGTGGCGATGGTTTCGTGAACGCAGTTCTTCGTCACTACGTAGATCTTTTGAGCTTCAAACCACCGGATTGGcagaattatttacgatttctaATAGTACCCTTGGGCTCGAACAGCCTCTCCAAATATCTGGCTTCAATCGACGGCCAATACTCAATTCTCTTCGGTGATGAGTGGAAAGAACTTTTGGAACGAGAACCGAGCGGGGCGAGCGAAGGTGCTGCCAGGGTTTCCGAGTATCTTGCGACGGCGGGGCCGACTCTACCGTTGCCAATTGCCGAGGCAATGGTCACGTACAG GGAAACGGACGACAGCAGCCAAATTTTCATCCCTTTTGTAAATGACGTTCGCGTAGGATGTCCGGATGGCAGCGCATCGGCCTCAGTTGATCTCGAGGAAGGTGGGACAACCGCCGGTGGTGGTTCCTCGATTGTTTCGGGTTCGCCTCCCTCTCTTCCACCTCCGAGTTTGCCGATTCCACCACCCGGAAGGTTAACACCTCCGAGTAGTCCAAACGTGAGTCAACCTCGAGACGCTTGGGAGCCCGTTGAGCTTCAACTCGACTATTGGAGCAGACCAGCCCTTGGTGAAAAAGGAAAGAACACGCTTCGCCAAGCTTTTCGGGCACTCCACGTTCAAAGATTGCCAAGCCTCGGCGATACTCCAAACTCTTATCTCTCTATGAATTATACGACTAAGGAGAAGAAGCAAAAGAGTGAGTTTCCCC TTATGAGATTGggcaaaaagaaggaaaaagaaaaggaaaatgagCCCAAGAGCCAAACCGTCGATGGCGTCACGCGTCTCATCTGTTCGGCCAAGACACACAACATTCCACTGAGAG TAAGTATCGATGGGACAGAGTGGTATGGAGTTAAATTCTTCCAACTTTCGGCGCAATGGCAGACGCACATCAAGACGTTTCCGGTGGCCATGCTCGATTACAACCCTCTCCAGCTTGCTCCAAATTTAACATAA
- the KrT95D gene encoding phosphofurin acidic cluster sorting protein 2 isoform X3 translates to MAERMRVTTAPAVNRPVPMKLFATWEVDGTPPNCIPRLCSLTLSRLVILRPLGSDLASISIAVKMQSSKRTLRSNEMAVPSGGMLDTELELQFALQYPHFLKRDGNKLLVLLQRRKRYKNRTMLGYKTLAEGVINMAQVLQKQMDVELELISDKAEKYGGHSVVLARVSVVALSSQPVDHDKRLANDPSERLCPEFSDEEEEFSSEGEAEGSDSEPTLEVHRRKSRGKIPTNARQRNLKQKFIALLKRFRVSEELEHDQEEIGQKLSAGGDMEIEELFDELEDLSDSGPELDTMSVSSTPKPSLRPFFSSSRSLLAPPNTVTREESGTNSTTNTTPTSAISAAATTTSTPGTTTSTIGQSPMSQPIKDKSRVGHTTPERGADRQSDDSSRRADSDSHPENWTDHEANDATPSTVAGSPPKSEQQQQQQQTSDRRSKLFARDRPSPGSNKSKKHSLSVDLKPSHPDLNNAEPRKALVEQLTRVLPDDNLPEAVALISLADPGGAVLAARLQERNHRVLTTASPADIRATFTCLVARIQKFCNSSAKPPAPIKVVIAGGDGFVNAVLRHYVDLLSFKPPDWQNYLRFLIVPLGSNSLSKYLASIDGQYSILFGDEWKELLEREPSGASEGAARVSEYLATAGPTLPLPIAEAMVTYRETDDSSQIFIPFVNDVRVGCPDGSASASVDLEEGGTTAGGGSSIVSGSPPSLPPPSLPIPPPGRLTPPSSPNVSQPRDAWEPVELQLDYWSRPALGEKGKNTLRQAFRALHVQRLPSLGDTPNSYLSMNYTTKEKKQKSEFPLMRLGKKKEKEKENEPKSQTVDGVTRLICSAKTHNIPLRVSIDGTEWYGVKFFQLSAQWQTHIKTFPVAMLDYNPLQLAPNLT, encoded by the exons atggcGGAACGTATGAGGGTGACGACGGCTCCAGCGGTTAACCGGCCTGTACCAATGAAGCTCTTTGCCACCTGGGAAGTCGACGGAACCCCACCGAATTGTATACCCAG GCTGTGCTCACTGACCCTCTCAAGGCTCGTGATACTTCGACCGCTGGGCTCGGACCTCGCCTCGATAAGCATCGCCGTAAAAATGCAGAGCTCCAAGAGGACTTTGAGATCGAACGAGATGGCGGTACCCTCCGGCGGGATGCTCGACACGGAATTGGAGCTCCAATTCGCACTCCAGTATCCTCACTTTCTCAAACGTGACGGGAATAAACTTCTCGTTTTATTGCAAAGACGaaaaagatacaaaaatcgtacGATGCTCGGGTACAAAACGCTCGCCGAGGGTGTCATAAACATGGCACAG GTACTGCAAAAGCAGATGGACGTCGAGCTCGAGCTGATTTCGGACAAGGCCGAGAAGTACGGCGGTCACTCGGTCGTTTTGGCTCGCGTAAGCGTTGTCGCATTGAGTTCTCAACCGGTCGACCACGATAAGAGGCTGGCCAACGATCCCAGCGAAAGACTGTGTCCGGAATTCAGCGACGAGGAGGAAGAGTTCAGTTCCGAGGGCGAAGCGGAGGGAAGCGACAGCGAGCCGACCCTCGAAGTTCACAGGCGAAAAAGCCGAGGAAAAATACCAACGAACGCGAGA caaagaaatttgaaacaaaaatttattgctCTCCTCAAGCGCTTCAGGGTGTCGGAGGAATTGGAGCACGATCAGGAAGAAATCGGACAAAAGTTGTCGG CAGGTGGCGATATGGAGATTGAGGAACTTTTCGACGAGCTCGAAGATCTTTCGGACAGCGGTCCCGAGCTGGACACGATGTCGGTTAGCAGCACGCCGAAACCTTCTCTACGTCCGTTCTTCAGCTCGAGTCGATCGCTTCTGGCACCACCAAACACCG TTACCAGAGAGGAGAGCGGAACGAATTCGACGACGAATACGACCCCGACGTCCGCAATATCGGCGGCGGCGACGACGACCTCAACCCCGGGAACGACGACCTCGACGATAggccaatcgccgatgagccAACCAATCAAAGACAAATCCCGAGTGGGACACACGACTCCAG AACGCGGAGCGGACCGACAGAGTGACGACAGTTCGAGAAGAGCCGACAGTGACTCGCATCCGGAAAATTGGACCGATCACGAAGCCAACGATGCGACACCCAGCACCGTCGCTGGATCTCCTCCCAAAAgcgaacaacaacaacaacaacaacaaacttCCGACCGACGCAGCAAACTTTTCGCTCGAGATCGTCCCAGCCCCGGTAGCAATAAATCTAAAAAACACAGTCTGAGCGTCGACCTCAAACCGTCTCATCCGGATCTCAACAACGCAGAa CCGAGGAAGGCGTTGGTCGAACAGTTGACGCGCGTTTTACCGGACGACAACTTGCCGGAGGCAGTAGCTTTGATCTCATTGGCGGATCCAGGAGGCGCCGTATTGGCAGCAAGGCTCCAAGAGCGAAATCACCGAGTGCTAACGACAGCATCACCGGCCGATATTCGAGCGACGTTTACCTGTCTCGTGGCGCGGATACAAAAATT ctgcaaCAGCTCGGCGAAGCCACCCGCTCCGATAAAGGTCGTTATAGCTGGTGGCGATGGTTTCGTGAACGCAGTTCTTCGTCACTACGTAGATCTTTTGAGCTTCAAACCACCGGATTGGcagaattatttacgatttctaATAGTACCCTTGGGCTCGAACAGCCTCTCCAAATATCTGGCTTCAATCGACGGCCAATACTCAATTCTCTTCGGTGATGAGTGGAAAGAACTTTTGGAACGAGAACCGAGCGGGGCGAGCGAAGGTGCTGCCAGGGTTTCCGAGTATCTTGCGACGGCGGGGCCGACTCTACCGTTGCCAATTGCCGAGGCAATGGTCACGTACAG GGAAACGGACGACAGCAGCCAAATTTTCATCCCTTTTGTAAATGACGTTCGCGTAGGATGTCCGGATGGCAGCGCATCGGCCTCAGTTGATCTCGAGGAAGGTGGGACAACCGCCGGTGGTGGTTCCTCGATTGTTTCGGGTTCGCCTCCCTCTCTTCCACCTCCGAGTTTGCCGATTCCACCACCCGGAAGGTTAACACCTCCGAGTAGTCCAAACGTGAGTCAACCTCGAGACGCTTGGGAGCCCGTTGAGCTTCAACTCGACTATTGGAGCAGACCAGCCCTTGGTGAAAAAGGAAAGAACACGCTTCGCCAAGCTTTTCGGGCACTCCACGTTCAAAGATTGCCAAGCCTCGGCGATACTCCAAACTCTTATCTCTCTATGAATTATACGACTAAGGAGAAGAAGCAAAAGAGTGAGTTTCCCC TTATGAGATTGggcaaaaagaaggaaaaagaaaaggaaaatgagCCCAAGAGCCAAACCGTCGATGGCGTCACGCGTCTCATCTGTTCGGCCAAGACACACAACATTCCACTGAGAG TAAGTATCGATGGGACAGAGTGGTATGGAGTTAAATTCTTCCAACTTTCGGCGCAATGGCAGACGCACATCAAGACGTTTCCGGTGGCCATGCTCGATTACAACCCTCTCCAGCTTGCTCCAAATTTAACATAA
- the KrT95D gene encoding phosphofurin acidic cluster sorting protein 2 isoform X7, with amino-acid sequence MAERMRVTTAPAVNRPVPMKLFATWEVDGTPPNCIPRLCSLTLSRLVILRPLGSDLASISIAVKMQSSKRTLRSNEMAVPSGGMLDTELELQFALQYPHFLKRDGNKLLVLLQRRKRYKNRTMLGYKTLAEGVINMAQVLQKQMDVELELISDKAEKYGGHSVVLARVSVVALSSQPVDHDKRLANDPSERLCPEFSDEEEEFSSEGEAEGSDSEPTLEVHRRKSRGKIPTNARQRNLKQKFIALLKRFRVSEELEHDQEEIGQKLSGGDMEIEELFDELEDLSDSGPELDTMSVSSTPKPSLRPFFSSSRSLLAPPNTVVTREESGTNSTTNTTPTSAISAAATTTSTPGTTTSTIGQSPMSQPIKDKSRVGHTTPERGADRQSDDSSRRADSDSHPENWTDHEANDATPSTVAGSPPKSEQQQQQQQTSDRRSKLFARDRPSPGSNKSKKHSLSVDLKPSHPDLNNAEPRKALVEQLTRVLPDDNLPEAVALISLADPGGAVLAARLQERNHRVLTTASPADIRATFTCLVARIQKFCNSSAKPPAPIKVVIAGGDGFVNAVLRHYVDLLSFKPPDWQNYLRFLIVPLGSNSLSKYLASIDGQYSILFGDEWKELLEREPSGASEGAARVSEYLATAGPTLPLPIAEAMVTYRETDDSSQIFIPFVNDVRVGCPDGSASASVDLEEGGTTAGGGSSIVSGSPPSLPPPSLPIPPPGRLTPPSSPNVSQPRDAWEPVELQLDYWSRPALGEKGKNTLRQAFRALHVQRLPSLGDTPNSYLSMNYTTKEKKQKIMRLGKKKEKEKENEPKSQTVDGVTRLICSAKTHNIPLRVSIDGTEWYGVKFFQLSAQWQTHIKTFPVAMLDYNPLQLAPNLT; translated from the exons atggcGGAACGTATGAGGGTGACGACGGCTCCAGCGGTTAACCGGCCTGTACCAATGAAGCTCTTTGCCACCTGGGAAGTCGACGGAACCCCACCGAATTGTATACCCAG GCTGTGCTCACTGACCCTCTCAAGGCTCGTGATACTTCGACCGCTGGGCTCGGACCTCGCCTCGATAAGCATCGCCGTAAAAATGCAGAGCTCCAAGAGGACTTTGAGATCGAACGAGATGGCGGTACCCTCCGGCGGGATGCTCGACACGGAATTGGAGCTCCAATTCGCACTCCAGTATCCTCACTTTCTCAAACGTGACGGGAATAAACTTCTCGTTTTATTGCAAAGACGaaaaagatacaaaaatcgtacGATGCTCGGGTACAAAACGCTCGCCGAGGGTGTCATAAACATGGCACAG GTACTGCAAAAGCAGATGGACGTCGAGCTCGAGCTGATTTCGGACAAGGCCGAGAAGTACGGCGGTCACTCGGTCGTTTTGGCTCGCGTAAGCGTTGTCGCATTGAGTTCTCAACCGGTCGACCACGATAAGAGGCTGGCCAACGATCCCAGCGAAAGACTGTGTCCGGAATTCAGCGACGAGGAGGAAGAGTTCAGTTCCGAGGGCGAAGCGGAGGGAAGCGACAGCGAGCCGACCCTCGAAGTTCACAGGCGAAAAAGCCGAGGAAAAATACCAACGAACGCGAGA caaagaaatttgaaacaaaaatttattgctCTCCTCAAGCGCTTCAGGGTGTCGGAGGAATTGGAGCACGATCAGGAAGAAATCGGACAAAAGTTGTCGG GTGGCGATATGGAGATTGAGGAACTTTTCGACGAGCTCGAAGATCTTTCGGACAGCGGTCCCGAGCTGGACACGATGTCGGTTAGCAGCACGCCGAAACCTTCTCTACGTCCGTTCTTCAGCTCGAGTCGATCGCTTCTGGCACCACCAAACACCG TAGTTACCAGAGAGGAGAGCGGAACGAATTCGACGACGAATACGACCCCGACGTCCGCAATATCGGCGGCGGCGACGACGACCTCAACCCCGGGAACGACGACCTCGACGATAggccaatcgccgatgagccAACCAATCAAAGACAAATCCCGAGTGGGACACACGACTCCAG AACGCGGAGCGGACCGACAGAGTGACGACAGTTCGAGAAGAGCCGACAGTGACTCGCATCCGGAAAATTGGACCGATCACGAAGCCAACGATGCGACACCCAGCACCGTCGCTGGATCTCCTCCCAAAAgcgaacaacaacaacaacaacaacaaacttCCGACCGACGCAGCAAACTTTTCGCTCGAGATCGTCCCAGCCCCGGTAGCAATAAATCTAAAAAACACAGTCTGAGCGTCGACCTCAAACCGTCTCATCCGGATCTCAACAACGCAGAa CCGAGGAAGGCGTTGGTCGAACAGTTGACGCGCGTTTTACCGGACGACAACTTGCCGGAGGCAGTAGCTTTGATCTCATTGGCGGATCCAGGAGGCGCCGTATTGGCAGCAAGGCTCCAAGAGCGAAATCACCGAGTGCTAACGACAGCATCACCGGCCGATATTCGAGCGACGTTTACCTGTCTCGTGGCGCGGATACAAAAATT ctgcaaCAGCTCGGCGAAGCCACCCGCTCCGATAAAGGTCGTTATAGCTGGTGGCGATGGTTTCGTGAACGCAGTTCTTCGTCACTACGTAGATCTTTTGAGCTTCAAACCACCGGATTGGcagaattatttacgatttctaATAGTACCCTTGGGCTCGAACAGCCTCTCCAAATATCTGGCTTCAATCGACGGCCAATACTCAATTCTCTTCGGTGATGAGTGGAAAGAACTTTTGGAACGAGAACCGAGCGGGGCGAGCGAAGGTGCTGCCAGGGTTTCCGAGTATCTTGCGACGGCGGGGCCGACTCTACCGTTGCCAATTGCCGAGGCAATGGTCACGTACAG GGAAACGGACGACAGCAGCCAAATTTTCATCCCTTTTGTAAATGACGTTCGCGTAGGATGTCCGGATGGCAGCGCATCGGCCTCAGTTGATCTCGAGGAAGGTGGGACAACCGCCGGTGGTGGTTCCTCGATTGTTTCGGGTTCGCCTCCCTCTCTTCCACCTCCGAGTTTGCCGATTCCACCACCCGGAAGGTTAACACCTCCGAGTAGTCCAAACGTGAGTCAACCTCGAGACGCTTGGGAGCCCGTTGAGCTTCAACTCGACTATTGGAGCAGACCAGCCCTTGGTGAAAAAGGAAAGAACACGCTTCGCCAAGCTTTTCGGGCACTCCACGTTCAAAGATTGCCAAGCCTCGGCGATACTCCAAACTCTTATCTCTCTATGAATTATACGACTAAGGAGAAGAAGCAAAAGA TTATGAGATTGggcaaaaagaaggaaaaagaaaaggaaaatgagCCCAAGAGCCAAACCGTCGATGGCGTCACGCGTCTCATCTGTTCGGCCAAGACACACAACATTCCACTGAGAG TAAGTATCGATGGGACAGAGTGGTATGGAGTTAAATTCTTCCAACTTTCGGCGCAATGGCAGACGCACATCAAGACGTTTCCGGTGGCCATGCTCGATTACAACCCTCTCCAGCTTGCTCCAAATTTAACATAA